A stretch of DNA from Endozoicomonas sp. 8E:
ATCACCAGAATATCGGGCGAGACACTGGAAACAACGGTCAGCAGGTCCTCATTCTGTCCCTGTCGCTTAATGACTTGATAGCCAAACTCATTAAGTGCCTGGTTTAAAACAGACAGTCGAGCCGAACGGTCTCCAATCAATAACACCGAACCCATAACCTGTAACACTCTCTATCCCTGAAAAGATAACTATTCACAGGTTCTTTTAAGCAAGGGCTGTACCAGAGCAACCTGGAACAGGTTTAGCATTCAGAATCAGCCTCCTGTTTCGGAAACGAAATCGATGCAAACGCCTGATGCCTGGCCAGTTGGATGTCTCAGACTTCCACGATCCGAAGCTCTTTGGGCATGCTAAAAACAATATTCTCTTGCTCCCCTTCCAGTTCTTCGGGCTCTTCGGCGCCTAATTCAATCAACCGATTGATGACACCTTTCACCAGCACTTCGGGGGCTGAAGCGCCTGCGGTAATACCCAGACTCTCTTTGCCTTCCAGCCACTCAGGCTGAATGTCATGGGCTCCGTCAACAAGATAAGCTGACGCCCCTGTTCTTTCGGCTAATTCTCTGAGGCGGTTGGAGTTGGAACTGTTCACAGAACCTACCACAAAAACTGCATCGCATTCAGATGCCAGAGCCTTCACGGCATCTTGACGATTTTGAGTGGCGTAGCAGATATCGTCTTTGCGCGGTCCATTAATTTCAGGGAACTTGACTCTTAGTGCATCTATCACTCTGGCAGTATCATCCATAGACAGTGTCGTCTGTGTGACATAAGCAAGATGTTTCGGATCTTTCACTGTCAGTTTCCAAACATCGTCTTCTGTTTCGACGAGGTACATCTTCCCGCCTTTAGAGTCGTCGTATTGGCCCATGGTACCTTCCACCTCGGGATGACCATCATGACCAATCAGAATACACTCCATACTATCCCGGGAGTAGCGCACAACTTCCATATGGACTTTTTTGACCAGAGGACAGGAGGCATCAAAGACTTTCAAGCCACGACGGGCAGCCTCTGCTTCGACCGCTTTGGAAACACCGTGAGCACTGAAAATAACAATAGAATCATCCGGTATCTGATGGAGCTCCTCAACAAATATGGCACCACGCTGTTTGAGGTTTTCTACCACAAACTTGTTGTGAACGACTTCGTGACGCACATAAATAGGAGGCTCAAAAACATCCAGAGCCCGGTTTACAATGTCGATAGCCCGGTCGACGCCTGCACAGAATCCCCGGGGATTTGCCAGCCTGATTTTCATGCCTCTGCGCTCTTGTCTGGTGTATGAGTTTCTGGTGTATGAGTCGCTTGCGTGATATTCAGAACGTTCACTTCAAACAACAGTTCTTTACCTGCCAGCGGATGATTAAAGTCCACTTCAACATGGCTCTCTGTCAAACCAGTAATGACGCCAGCCAGCTCAGAGTTGGCCGCATCCGCAAAAGAAACGACTAAACCTTCCTGCAACTCCATATCATCAGAGAACGTGTCTCGGGAAAACTCCCTGACGTTCTCAGGATTAGGCATACCAAAAGCACCGACGGGTGGAATTCTGAAACTGCCCTGGTCACCCTCGGACAAGCCATAAATCACCTGCTCAAAGCCCTGAGGCAGGTTTCCATCCCCCACAACGAATGTAGCAGGCTGGCCATCAAAATTACTGTCTACCACCTGCCCGTCTTCCAGTTTCAGGGCAAAGTGCAGTGTTACCTGCCTTCCCGGTCCTACCACAACATCAGACATTGTTTTTCTAAACCCGCTTTCGAAAAATCCATTCATACATAAACAACGATTGCCGCCATCTTAAAGATTCCAGGTGCCTCACGACATAATTTCAGCTACGACTGTTATGTTGAGGCCGGAAGATATCCAGAACTAACATGGCTGCACCGGAGCTTATGGCCATATCCGCCAGGTTAAAGGACGGGAAATACCAACCGTCATAATACACCAACAGAAAATCCACGACGTAACCATTCATGACCCGATCATAAAGATTGCCCAGTGCACCTCCCAGTATCAAGGCCATTGAGCAGGCCTGCCACCTTTCTTCTTTCTTCATTCGGGCAAGCCAGCTGACCAGCATCAGGCTGACGACGGATGCCACCCCCACAAAAAGCCACCGTTGCCAGCCACTCTGATCACTCAGAAAACTGAAAGCGGCGCCGGTATTATAAGCCAGAGTCAGTGAGAAAAAGGATGGAATAACAGGCACCTGCTCATAAAGGTATAAGCTATCCACTATGCGATGCTTGACCACCTGATCCAGAATCAGAACCACTCCACTGATCCACAACCAGTGGAGCATTCCCCAGGATTTTTTTCTCATACTGTTGAGGCCCTTTAAATCTGTTTTAGTGAGTCCCAGTCAAATCTTATGCCGAGTTGTATAAGTGTCGATATGGTTACAAACCGAAATAGAAGATAAAGCTCTATATCTATAACCGGAGAAGGTGACTTTTCCTTGTCTGTCTGACTGTTCTCGCAGTCAAAAAACAGAGTACCAGTGGGTGAAAAAAATGCCCGTACACTACCAGGCATTTCTGATTCATGACGATCAATCAGGCAAATCTTCTGACCTCACCTTCACCGTCAACATTTTCAACACAACGCCCGCAGAGTGTTGTGTGTGCTTCAATAGTGCCAACGTCTTCACGACGGTGCCAGCAACGCTCACACTTCTCATGCTCTGACTTGCGCACAGCAACCTTCAAACCCTCAACTTCGGTATCCACAGCCTTTACAGCTTCAGGCAGAGGCTTCAGTTCAGCCTTGGAAGTAATCAGGACAAAGCGCAGTTCATCGCCCAGTTTGCCCAGCGTTTCCAACAGTGAGTCATTGGCAAACAAGGTCACTTCTGCTTCCAGTCCGCCACCGATCACACTCTCTTTACGAGCGTCTTCAAGCGCCTTATTGACTGCGTGTTTTACGGTCATGACAGAGTTCCAGTAATCTGCTCCCAATTCATCACCTTCCAGGCTTTTCAGGTCTTCATACCAGGTTTCCAGCAGAACAGACTTGCTGCGCGAGCCGGGAATGGACTGCCAGATCTCATCGGCCGTAAAGCTGGTGATGGGAGCAATCCACCGGGCAAAGGCTTCAACAATATGGAACATAGCCGTCTGACAGCTTCGACGCGCCAGACTATCTGACCGGGTTGTATACTGACGATCCTTGATGATATCCAGATAGAAACCGCCCAGATCCAGAGAGCAGAAATTATGTACTTTCTGGTAAACATTAAGGAAGTTATAGCTGTCATAGGCGTCAATGACTTCTTTCTGCAAACCCACGGCGCGATCCACGGCCCAGCGATCAAGAGACAGCATATCATCCCAGGCCACACTGTCGGTTTCAGGGTTGAAGCCGTTAAGGTTAGACAACAGGAAACGAGCCGTGTTACGAATACGACGATAGCTGTCTGCCGTGCGCTTGAGGATTTCATCGGACACGGTCATTTCTGCGGTGTAGTCCGTTGCAGACACCCAGAGACGCAAAATATCCGCACCCAGTGACTTGAATACCTTCTGGGGAGCAATAACATTACCCAAAGACTTGGACATCTTGCGACCATTGGCATCCACTGTGAAACCATGGGTCAGGAGCTGCTTGTAAGGTGGTACACCTTTAGCAGCAATGCCGGTCTTCAGGGAAGACTGAAACCAGCCACGGTGCTGGTCAGAACCTTCTACATAGATATCCGCAGGGGACTGCAAACCTTCGCGACGATCCAACACAGAGTAGTGGGTGACACCGGAGTCAAACCATACATCCAGAGTGTCTGTCACCTTCACATAGTGCTCAGCATCTTCTGCTGATAACAGATCAGCAGGCTCCAGATCAAACCAGGCATCCATACCTTCCTGCTCGACTTTCAAGGCCACTTTTTCAATGAGCGCAGAGGTATCAGGATGCAGCTCTTCGGTTTCCTTGTGAATAAACAGGGCAATGGGCACACCCCAGGTACGCTGACGAGAGATACACCAGTCAGGGCTCTGACCCAGCATGGACTCCATACGGTTACGACCCCAGTCTGGAGTGAACCTGACATCATCCAGTGACTTCATGGCTTTGCTCAGCAGGCCTTCTTTTTCCATGCTGATAAACCATTGAGGTGTCGCACGGAAAATCAGGGGCGTTTTGGTTCTCCAGCAGTGTGGATAGCTGTGCACCATTTTGGCCTGAGCCAAAAGACGACTATTTGCTTCTAACGTTGCAACAATCGTTGGATCAATCTTGTAAACATGTTCACCGGCAAAACGTTCAACATGACTGCGATAAATACCAGCATCATCCAGATAGTTCAGTGTGCCAATGCCGTACTTTTTACCGACATTAAAGTCATCGACACCATGGTCAGGTGCAGTATGCACACAGCCGGTACCGGCGTCGGTGGTGACATGATCACCCAGAATCAGGGGAATTTCACGATGATAGAATGGATGAGCTACTTTTTTGCCTTCAAGCCGGGCACCCAAGGTACGGGCGATGATAGTGTAGTCTTCAATACCATAGCGTTGCATGGCAGATTCAACCAACTGTTCGCCAAGAATCAGTCGTGCAGGCTGACCATTAACCTGACACTGAATCAGGGCATAACTCAGTTCTGCACCCAGTGTTACTGCCTGGGAGGATGGCAGAGTCCACGGCGTTGTGGTCCAAATGACAACGGCGACTTCGCCTTCACCCTGCTCATTACCCTTGCCATCACTGTCAAAATCGAAAGCGGACAGTAAATCAGCTTCGTCCAGAGCAGCGTAACGCACATCAACCTGGGTGGAGGTTTTTTCCTGGTATTCCACTTCAGCCTCAGCCAATGCAGACCCCCCAACCACACTCCAATAAACAGGCTTATAACCTTTCACCAGATGACCGTTGTCGGCTATTTTACCCAGGGCCCGGATAATGTCGGCTTCGGTCTGGAAGTCCATGGTCAGGTAAGGTTTATCCCAACTACCCAGGATGCCCATGCGTTTGAAATCTTCACGCTGACCATTGACCTGCTTGCCGGCGTAATCCCGGCACTTGGCACGAAAGGTTTTAAAATCAACCTTATCACCCGCCTTGCCCAACATGCCTTCCACTTTATGTTCAATCGGCAGGCCGTGGCAGTCCCAGCCTGGCACGTAGGGAGCGTCAAAACCGCTCAGGGTTTTGGACTTGATGATCATGTCCTTAATGATTTTATTGACCGCGTGACCGATATGAATATCGCCATTGGCATAAGGAGGGCCATCATGCAGAATAAACTTGTCACGACCTTCGGACACCTTGCGAATCTCTTCGTAAAGCGCTTCGTCGTACCAGCGCTTGAGCATTTCGGGCTCACGCTTGGCCAGATTTCCACGCATTGGAAAATCAGTCTCCGGCAAGTTCAATGTATGCTTATAGTCGGTCATAGTTGGATCTCATCATCACACGTCTTGTGGGCCAGACACACAGGCCCAAAGCTCGTCATCCCAAACTGTTTAAGAAACCCGCCCGGAAGTTCCAAACGACGTTTCTTAGCAATCTTCTCGCAAGCTGTTTTATCCAAGTATTCGTGAAACAGCTTTTTTGAATCTGGCTCATTGATGAAAGAAGCTTCTGGCCGCTTTCACATCATCAGTAATCGCTGCCTTGAGAGCATCCAGCGATTCAAACTTTTTCTCACTGCGGATCTTCTTGATAAATTCAACCCGCAGGGTGTGGCCATACAGGTCACCCTGATAGTCCAGAAGGTGCACTTCCAGCATGGCACGGGCAGCATTTACGGTTGGCCTGACACCCAGATTCGCCACCGCATCATAGCTTCGGCCATCGAACCATGCCCTGACTGCAAACACCCCCTGTATGGGCAGTGTCCGCCTGCAGACACGTATGTTCGCAGTAGGAAAGCCCAACTGTCTGCCCAACTGCTGGCCTTCAGTAATACGCCCCATCATGGTGAAGGGACGTCCTAACAATTTTTCTGCCTCATCCAGACTCGCACCAGCCAACAGCTCACGAATCCGGGTACTGCTGATACGGTCCATATCCATAGATACAGTTCGGGTGTCGCACACCTCGAACCCGAATTGATCGCCCATCCTTCTCAAGTGCGCAAAATTTCCCTGCCGCTTCAATCCGTAACGGAAATCATCTCCCACTATCAGATAGCGTATATCCAGCCCATCCACCAGCACCTTCATAACAAAATCATCCGGTGTCAGGTTTTGCAGTTTCTGATTGAAGGGCAGGCACAGTACCTGATCAACGCCGGCTTCTTCCAGAAGTGTCAGTTTCTCTCTCAGGTTGGTCAGTCTTGCCGGTGCCTGATCTCCCTGAAAATATTCCCGGGGCTGAGGTTCAAAAGTGATCACACAAACTCTGACATCCAACTCGAAAGCTTGCTGCCGCAATGCCTCCAGGATAGTCCGGTGTCCAAGATGAACACCATCAAAATTACCAATAGTCGCAACACAGGCGCGATGCTCCGGTCTGATATTGTGCATTCCGCGAATCAACTGCATTAGGCGGTCTATTCTCTGTTAAGCTGGCAAAGGCAGGGATTATATCTCAGGAGCGTTTTGTACTTAAGAGCCATGTTCATCAAATCACCGCTCTTTTTTCCCGGGCTGAATCTTTCGCCCGGAAAAGGACTGAAAGGAAGCCTGACAGACAGTAAAAAACTTCCCGCCAGACATTGCTCATTAATGCCTGAAGTGAACAGGGCGCAAACCCGCAACCAGGAGTACCGCTGAGTAAACAGCAAGCCCGGCAGCAACCACTTTCGCCATTTCAAACACTCTCTGCCAAAGCGTTGCATCCAGCCACCAGGCAGTATCACCCGCCATCCAGAGCAGTAGCAGCGCCATTGCGAGATTGGCAAAGATAAGACGCCCCCAGAACAACCACCACCCCAATTCAGGAGTGAATACACCGGAACGCTTTAACCCCCAAAACAATAATCCGGCATTCAGAAAAGCAGACAGTGTAGTAGCCAGAGCCAGACCCGCATGTTTAAGCCAGAAAACCAACATCAAATTAAAAGCCATATTGGCCACCATCGCAATGATGGCAATCTTGACCGGAGTCTTGGTGTCCTGACGGGCAAAGTAGCCAGGTGCAAGCACCTTGATCAGCATAAAAGCAATCAAACCCAGAGAATAAGCCCGAAGACTCATACCCGCCATAATCACGTCCCGGTTCTGCATCTCACCGTAGTCGAACAATGTTGCCAACAGAGGCTCTGACAGTATTAGCAGAGCAATGCCCGCCGGAACGCCAATCAACAGGACAAGACGAATTGCCCAGTCAAGGGTTTTGGAAAACTGTTCTCCGTCGTCATCAGCATGCTTGCGAGAAAGGCTTGGAAGAATCACTGTGGCAATGGCAATACCGAAAACACCCAGCGGCAGTTCAGACAGACGGTCTGAGTAATAAAGCCATGAGACACTCCCGGTTTCCAGAAAAGACGCCAGCACCGTATCCAGCAGCAAGTTGACCTGACTGACGGAAACCCCGAACAACGCCGGAATCATCAGTTTCATGATTCGCCTCACCCCCTCATGCTTATGCCCCCACCTGGGGGCTGGCAGCAGGCGAATCTGCAATAAAAAAGGAATTTGCAGTAACAACTGTGACACGCCGGCAATCACCACACCCCAGGCCAGGGCCATGACAGGCTCATCAAACCATTGCGACAACAATACAGTAGAGCCAATCATACTGAGATTCAGCAGAACCGGGGTAAACGCAGGTACCGCAAACCGGTTGTAACTATTCAGTATGGAGCCCGCCAGAGCCGTCAGCGAGATCAACAAAAGATAGGGAAAGGTAATCCTCAACATCTCCTCAGCCAACAACAGTTTTTCAGGGTAATCCATAAAACCAGGAGCAAACAGGCGGATTAACAGGGGAGAAGCCAACATGCATACCAGAGTCACCAGCAGCAGCAAAACTGCCAGAGTGCCACTGACCCTACTGATCAGATAGCGCACTTCATCAAAGCTGCGTTTAGTACGATACTCTGACAGCACCGGCACAAATGCCTGGGAAAAAGCGCCCTCGGCAAACAGTCGACGGAGAAAATTTGGAATCTTGAAGGCAACAAAGAACGCATCTGCTGACGATGTAGAACCAAAGTACCCAGCAATAACCACATCTCTGGCCAACCCCAAAATCCTGGAAAGCATGGTCATTATGCCCACGACCAGGCTCGACCTCAGCAAACTGGGTGATTTATCCTCGGCTCCACTCTTCTGAGGACTCTCTGATAAGTTTTCTGTGGACATTCGGGGCGCTCAAACGATCAAAAACCGATAATAGTACTGAGTTGTCAAAGTTATTAACAGCCTCACAATTCGGGTTTGCGCGCTATAGCGCCAGTAAGCCTTATTGACAACCCTTGCCCAAATAGGCATGATTCCGCGACTTGACTGTATGGGTATGGCACTGGTGAGACCCTTGCCCGGGGGATTCATTTGTGACGCGGCAAACACCATACTCCCAACAGGGTGCCCGAAGCAGCCCTGTTTAAAAACAGTGCAAATGGTTAATCAAGATTCTTAGGAGCACCACAAATGGCTAACTCTCCATCCGCCAAGAAGCGCGCCCGTCAGGCTGAGAAGCGTCGTACTCACAATGCTTCCCTGCGCTCCATGGTTCGCACTTCCATCAAAAAAGTAGTTCGCGCCATCGAAGCCAAAGACGTTGAGCTGGCTAAAACTGAATACACTGCGGCTGTTCCAGTGATCGACCGCATGGCCGACAAAGGCATCATCCACAAAAACAAGGCTGCACGTCACAAGAGCCGCCTGAATGCACAGATCAAAGCTCTGTCTGCATAATTGCCAGCCCTTGCATAGCAAGGGCATAACAAAAAGGCCGGTTTTCACCGGCTTTTTTTATGCCTTTACAAATTGAAACTTAAAATTCACAACTATACTTCCGCATTATTTCTTCCTACCCCCTCTCAACGAGGACCTTAACCATGCGGCATTTTTATTCGTTAATCTTACTCGCTTTCACCTGTCTGACAGTAACGATCTCTTACGCGACGCTAACCCCGCCTCCGGAAATTACTCTAGTGTTCTGTGCCCCCAAAGGCACAACGACCGAAACAATTACCGAAATGGGGATAGCCAAATTTGACTACAAAATAAATCCCGTCGAGGCTGCCGCACTGGTGCAAGAGACAATATCTGACCACCCTTTGTATCCCAAGGTCGTTTGCACCGGGGAAATCTCAAAGATCATGGAGAAACTCAAAATTGGCAGCCAGCCTGCTGCAAACAACAACGATCTTGAAGCCATACGGAAGATCGCAGACGCCGTTGCGAAGACTGAAAAGTCGTCCAAAACATTCCACAAAGGGGAAAATGAGTTTTATTACCGCGCCATCTCCCTGGAGAATTCAAAAGAGATCTTTATGGAACCCGGAAAGACTCAGGCCCTCTACCAAAAAGATTCCGCCATGCCCAACGCTGGAATCAGTGATTATATGAACAGAAATAGCGGCACACTTCTCCTGCTTCCACCTCTGGTATTCGCCGCAACTGGTGCTTCTGAATACACCATTTACTACATCCTGGCACTCGGCCTGGGAATTTCGTTCCAGCAAACAGGCATCTGGAATTCACTCACCATTCTGGCGCTGAATACCGCCGGCATAGCCGCCCAGGCAGGTCTGCTCTTTCAACAAAACAAAGGTGTCGAGTTTCAAGATGAGTGGGACACCAATGGTTATTCCGCAGAGGCAGTAAAAGAAGAGTATGAGAAGTTACGTGCTTCGGAGGCAGATTATAACACGGTGGCAACAACCTCTTGGACCATTCTGACCCAGCAGGTTGCAGCCACTGCATTTACATTCAGCTCTATCAAATTGGCAGCGGCCAAATATCTGGGCATGGGCACTGTACAGGCACTGGGCGTTTCATTTGGTCAGGCAGCGTTTAACATTATCTTCGAAAGCATAACAGGCTACCCCCTGGAAGATTGTATCCCTATTTTCAAATACGATAAAAATTACAGCGCTATCAGCGCCAGAAACTGGCCTTACTACGGCAAGAAATTTGTCGCCACCAACTTTTTCATGATTCACTGGGCTGCCAGACAATCAGGATTGATTGCTCAAAAAACTGCCTGGCTTGGTGGGCACCTGGGAAAAGCAGCATCCTTTTTGTGGAAAAAGAAACAGGATTAGCAGTACGTAAACGGGTGTCCATGAAACCGGGATCAGATCATAAAAACGACTGTTTCAATGAGTTCCGATCTGATCCCATACCCGACTCAATGCCCGGCAAGCACCATATTATCTCGATGCAAAAGCTCGGGCTCACCTGAGTAGCCTAGCAACTCACCAATCTGGTGACTGGGTTTGCCGACAATCTTCCGGGCATCATCGGCCCCATAATTGATCAAGCCTCGGGCCACTTCCTGACCCGACTCATCAACGCAGGCCACCATCTCTCCCCGAAGGAAATGACCTTCTACCGCCTTTACCCCCACGGCAAGAAGACTTTTCCCCTGATTTTTAAGCACATTAACGGCACCCGCATCCAGAACCAGCTTTCCTGAAGTCTGCATGTGCCCCTGCAACCACTGCTTGCGAGCAGCCAATCGCTCATGATCCGGAGTGAGCAAGGTCCCTAAAGCGTCCTGTTCAAAAAGGCGACGGATGACACTCTCAATCTTGCCGCCCACAATAACCGTTGCCGCTCCAGAGGCCGCAGCCTGACGAGCCGCCCGAAGCTTGGTTTGCATACCACCGCGACCCAGACGACCACTGCCGCCACCTGCCATAACATCCAGGGACGAATCAAAAGCCCTGGCCTCACTCACCAGTCTCGCACCGACGTCTTTACGAGGATCAGCAGTATACAAACCCTCCTGATCCGTCAGAATCACCAGAACATCGGCCTCCACCAGGTTGGCCACCAGAGCACCGAGAGTATCGTTATCACCAAAACGAATCTCATCAGTCACAACGGTATCGTTCTCATTAACGACGGGAACCACACCCATATCAAGCAGTGTTCTCAAGGCGCTACGAGCATTCAAATAGCGTTGACGATTGCTGTGGTCTGCATGGGTCAGTAACACCTGAGCCGGCTGAATATCATGCCTCTGAAAGCTGCTCTCCCAGGTTTGAACGAGTCGTGTTTGGCCCACGGCAGCCGCAGCCTGAAGCTCATTCAGAGCGGTCGGTCGCTCCTTTTGCCCAAGCTTTTCCATGCCGGCCGCCACCGCTCCGGAAGACACCAGAACCAGCTCAACACCTTGCTTACGCAGTTCGCACAACTGATCGACCCAGCCATCTATCTGGTCAATAGCCAGACCACGCCCTTCATCCGTTAACAGGGCGCTGCCTATTTTGACCACCCAGCGTCGGGCTGTTTTCAGCCTGCTACGCTCACTCATGTTGCCCTCCTGCATTCTCTCCTGAACCTGAGAAGGCTGTCACAACAGTGCAGTGCTTCGCTGATACTGAGTTATAAAGTGACTCAGCTTTGCTCGCTACTTTTGCCACAGCCTCTATGGTGCGTAGAAGACTTCAACATCATCATCGTCGTCATGATCATCATCGTCCCGAGCCGCTTTTTCAGCTTTTCTTGCCAGACGCTGCTGCCTTCTCTCTTCTGCCAGCTCACGCATACGCCCCCGGGCTTCTTGCTCCAGCTTCTGACGGGCCTCTGCTTCCTGAGCAGCCAGTTCAGCATCTTCGCTCTCCTGAAGATTTCGCTCTTCAATGAAAGACATCAGATCCTGGGCCAACTTTTCTGTACCCCGGGAAGAGATTGCGGAAATCTTGTAAACAGGACCTTCCCAGCCCAGCTCTGCAATTACCCGATCACAGATCGCCTGCTGCTGATCTTCGGGCAACAGATCCAGCTTGTTCAGCACCAGCCAGCGCTCACGTTCAGCCAGAGCCGGACTGAAACTTTTCAACTCATCCACAATGGCATTTGCTACGTGCACCGGATCGCTCTCGTCGAACGGAGCCACATCGACCAGATGCAGGAGTACACGACAACGTGAAAGATGCTTAAGGAATCGAATTCCCAAACCCGCGCCATCAGCTGCGCCCTCAATCAGACCGGGAATATCAGCGATAACAAAACTGCGATGCTTCTCCACACTCACCACGCCGAGATTAGGAACCAGCGTGGTAAAGGGATAGTCTGCCACTTTCGGCCTGGCATGAGAGACTGAGCGAATAAAGGTAGACTTACCCGCATTGGGCATACCCAGAAGACCCACGTCAGCGATAACCTTAAGCTCCAGTCTGAGCGAACGCTCTTCACCCGGAGAACCCTTGGTTGTCTGCCTCGGAGCACGGTTGATGCTGGATTTAAAGCGGGTGTTACCCAGACCATGCCAGCCACCCTGGGCAACCAGTAATTTCTGCCCCTCGTGCGTCAGATCACCAATCACTTCCTCTGTATCATCATCCACTACTGTTGTACCCACAGGCACAGGCAATTCCAGATCCTGACCCTTGGCACCGGAGCAATTACGACCACGACCCGACTCACCACTTTCTGCCTGATAGCTGCGCTGATAGCGATAATCCACCAGCGTGTTCAGGTCGTTCCCGGCAACCACATAGATGCTGCCACCGTCACCACCATCGCCACCGTCTGGCCCCCCTTTGGCAACATACTTTTCACGCCTGAAACTCAGGCAGCCATTGCCACCTTTGCCAGCCTGAACTTTGATGGTGGCTTCATCGACAAACTTCAT
This window harbors:
- the cgtA gene encoding Obg family GTPase CgtA, which translates into the protein MKFVDEATIKVQAGKGGNGCLSFRREKYVAKGGPDGGDGGDGGSIYVVAGNDLNTLVDYRYQRSYQAESGESGRGRNCSGAKGQDLELPVPVGTTVVDDDTEEVIGDLTHEGQKLLVAQGGWHGLGNTRFKSSINRAPRQTTKGSPGEERSLRLELKVIADVGLLGMPNAGKSTFIRSVSHARPKVADYPFTTLVPNLGVVSVEKHRSFVIADIPGLIEGAADGAGLGIRFLKHLSRCRVLLHLVDVAPFDESDPVHVANAIVDELKSFSPALAERERWLVLNKLDLLPEDQQQAICDRVIAELGWEGPVYKISAISSRGTEKLAQDLMSFIEERNLQESEDAELAAQEAEARQKLEQEARGRMRELAEERRQQRLARKAEKAARDDDDHDDDDDVEVFYAP